In the Maribacter sp. MJ134 genome, one interval contains:
- a CDS encoding ABC transporter substrate-binding protein, with the protein MKQNLFLLLLLLHFGCKDVQKGQFPTQTTVEEVSVTHANGFTIEKSRDLTLIKITSPWPDAESVFTYALIPKDKLAAMTLNKEAYDAIVGVPIDNIVVTSTTHIPALEALGVLNKLSGFPDTQYISSEEARKRIDNGAIKELGNNESLNTEMVIALNPELVVGFGINAQNKAYETISRSNIPVVYNGDWTENTPLGKAEWVKFFAPFFQKEKEAASIFKEIETAYSAAEEIAKKATSVPTVMSGAMYKDVWYLPGGNSWAGQFIKDANANYLWQGTPETGSHSLSWESVLQKAESADFWVAPAQFTAYKDMKDASPHYPQFKPFKERRIYTLQTRLEQQEVCCIMN; encoded by the coding sequence TTGAAACAAAACCTATTTTTGCTCCTTCTCCTCTTACATTTTGGTTGTAAGGACGTTCAAAAGGGCCAATTCCCCACACAAACTACGGTAGAGGAAGTTTCCGTAACCCATGCCAACGGTTTTACCATTGAAAAATCAAGAGACCTTACACTCATTAAAATAACATCCCCGTGGCCAGATGCGGAGTCGGTATTTACGTATGCGTTGATTCCAAAGGACAAATTGGCCGCAATGACCTTAAACAAAGAAGCCTACGACGCAATTGTTGGCGTTCCTATAGACAATATAGTTGTCACGTCCACTACGCATATACCAGCACTAGAGGCTTTGGGAGTATTGAATAAGTTATCAGGGTTTCCAGACACACAGTACATTTCCTCTGAGGAAGCTCGTAAACGAATTGATAATGGAGCTATTAAGGAATTGGGCAACAATGAATCCCTAAATACCGAAATGGTCATTGCCCTGAATCCGGAACTTGTTGTCGGTTTTGGAATAAATGCCCAGAACAAGGCTTATGAAACAATTTCGCGTTCTAATATTCCGGTCGTTTACAACGGAGACTGGACAGAAAATACTCCCTTGGGCAAAGCGGAATGGGTAAAGTTCTTTGCCCCTTTCTTTCAAAAAGAAAAAGAAGCAGCCTCCATTTTCAAAGAAATTGAGACAGCGTATTCGGCAGCAGAAGAAATAGCTAAAAAGGCTACCAGCGTGCCAACGGTGATGAGTGGGGCCATGTATAAAGACGTTTGGTACCTTCCTGGTGGCAATAGCTGGGCCGGACAGTTTATAAAAGATGCGAATGCCAACTATCTTTGGCAAGGAACACCTGAAACGGGCAGTCATTCCCTAAGTTGGGAAAGCGTACTCCAAAAAGCGGAGTCGGCCGATTTTTGGGTGGCACCTGCTCAATTTACCGCATATAAGGACATGAAGGATGCTAGCCCGCACTACCCCCAGTTTAAACCTTTTAAAGAAAGGCGTATCTATACTTTGCAAACACGCTTGGAGCAACAGGAGGTTTGCTGTATTATGAATTAG
- a CDS encoding S41 family peptidase gives MKKYFLSLLVLGVCFTACNKNDDAPLVEEVIEEEEVVEENPQVVNIEAQNFMWQAMNAFYFWQEDVPDLADDRFATQVAYEDFLEDEPNPEDFFYQICYNHERVVGEAAAIDRFSFAAENYKDLVSRLQGVSRSNGLEFQLYLFQGSDDVYGVVTYIARDSDASTKDIKRGDIFIGVDGQRLNRTNFRDLLFGENTTYTLDMAEIVDNSITENNKEVTLTKVDNFSENPILVSNVLEQSGIKIGYLMYNGFLAAFDEELNNVFGNFKSEGVQELVLDFRYNGGGRVSTAVQIASSVYGTNTNDLFLKARYNNKIQSTFDPGDGETNFSSTTIDGSPINALNLQRVYVITTDRTASASELVINGLAPYVDVVQIGTTTTGKNEFSITFVDDLENSYFYDPDREANINPNNQWGIQPLLGRNENADGFSDYTSGLVPNFELEEDISNLGVLGDPSEPLLALTISRITGESGKIDLTPAMTANTLFGSYDLKENTNVSLMDGLMHLDMPNRK, from the coding sequence ATGAAAAAGTACTTTTTATCACTCCTTGTACTCGGAGTCTGTTTCACTGCCTGTAATAAAAATGATGATGCTCCATTAGTGGAAGAAGTCATTGAGGAGGAGGAAGTTGTTGAAGAAAATCCCCAGGTGGTCAATATTGAGGCCCAAAACTTTATGTGGCAGGCCATGAATGCGTTTTATTTCTGGCAAGAAGACGTTCCTGATTTGGCAGATGATCGCTTTGCGACACAAGTGGCCTACGAAGATTTCTTAGAGGATGAGCCTAATCCAGAAGATTTTTTCTATCAAATATGTTATAATCATGAACGCGTGGTCGGTGAAGCTGCTGCCATAGACCGTTTCTCCTTTGCAGCGGAAAATTATAAGGATTTGGTGAGTAGACTTCAGGGAGTATCTAGAAGCAATGGTTTGGAATTTCAACTCTATCTATTTCAAGGTAGTGATGATGTATATGGCGTAGTTACCTATATCGCAAGAGATTCAGATGCCTCAACGAAAGATATCAAAAGAGGTGATATTTTTATCGGGGTTGATGGTCAAAGACTCAATAGAACTAATTTTAGAGATTTGTTGTTCGGTGAGAATACCACGTATACTTTGGATATGGCTGAAATCGTAGACAATAGTATTACCGAGAACAACAAGGAAGTTACTCTAACTAAGGTGGACAATTTTTCAGAAAATCCTATTCTTGTATCCAACGTATTGGAACAAAGCGGAATTAAAATCGGTTATCTTATGTACAATGGTTTCTTAGCCGCTTTTGACGAAGAACTGAACAATGTCTTTGGAAACTTTAAGTCAGAAGGTGTTCAGGAACTCGTGTTAGACTTTAGGTACAATGGTGGCGGTAGGGTCAGTACGGCAGTACAAATCGCAAGTTCTGTTTACGGCACAAACACGAATGACCTTTTCTTAAAGGCGAGGTATAATAATAAGATTCAATCTACTTTTGACCCGGGAGACGGAGAAACAAACTTTTCCAGCACTACTATAGATGGTTCCCCTATAAATGCATTAAATCTGCAACGGGTATATGTGATAACAACGGACCGCACTGCCTCTGCAAGCGAGCTCGTAATCAACGGTCTTGCACCGTACGTGGATGTTGTTCAAATAGGAACAACGACTACAGGTAAGAACGAATTCTCGATAACCTTTGTAGATGATTTAGAAAATAGTTATTTCTACGACCCTGATAGAGAAGCTAACATAAACCCTAATAACCAATGGGGAATACAACCCCTTTTGGGAAGAAACGAGAATGCTGATGGTTTTTCCGATTATACCTCTGGCCTAGTACCTAATTTTGAATTAGAAGAAGATATTTCTAATCTTGGCGTTTTAGGAGACCCTTCAGAACCCCTACTTGCTTTGACTATAAGCCGAATAACTGGAGAAAGCGGTAAAATTGATTTGACACCTGCTATGACCGCGAATACCTTATTTGGGTCCTATGACCTTAAAGAAAATACCAATGTTTCACTTATGGACGGTCTTATGCACTTAGATATGCCCAATAGAAAATAA
- a CDS encoding TonB-dependent receptor plug domain-containing protein — protein MNKRLLGFGALALLCASMFSQEQRQEKQQDSMKLQELDEVVVSDSRFALKRENSGKTVVRISAKELERNQGRTLAEIINTKSGIEVNGSRSFAGQNISVFARGGNNRQVLVVIDGIQVSDPSNVNGEYDLRLLNPSQIERIEILKGAASTLYGNSAATAVINITTKKAVNEGVALEVLSNFGTNQSSGEQNTNISDFSNTVTLRAKQDKLSVLASGGHQFTDGLSAAIGEEPDDFSRIDGNFSVGYRFTEKFDITASAFYNKLNSDFDNGFPVEDADFSFRSEQSRFGLASKYRYNNGSFQVKGAFNQITRSFKSSFPSAFDSESFVLDIFNKYTFSDKFYTIVGLNIIENTTVFTEEENTTSTDPYANAVFVSDFGLNLNIGARLNNHSDYGSNFIYNFNPSYTIKTTDGYIKFLGSYATSFIAPNLSQLYGPFGANAELAPEENITLEGGIEYRPSDNFRISALYFDRQEDGRIQFVTIDPTTFESQYRNAAETANFNGLEVELQAQPIERLNISANYTYTDADNGLALRIPKTKINANVGYDFSERTFFSLAYQYVSERSDTDFATFTTVDLESFGLLDFNMKHDLNSKISFFFSISNLLNEEYVEVIDFTTKGRNLRLGMRLRL, from the coding sequence ATGAACAAAAGATTATTAGGCTTTGGCGCTCTGGCTTTGCTATGCGCTAGCATGTTCTCACAAGAACAAAGACAAGAGAAACAACAAGACTCTATGAAACTTCAAGAGTTGGATGAAGTTGTGGTAAGTGATTCGCGTTTTGCATTAAAACGTGAGAACTCCGGTAAAACCGTCGTAAGAATATCAGCCAAGGAACTGGAACGAAATCAGGGTAGAACCCTTGCAGAAATCATCAACACTAAAAGTGGTATTGAAGTAAACGGTAGTAGAAGCTTTGCAGGCCAAAATATCTCCGTTTTTGCCCGTGGAGGAAATAATAGACAGGTATTGGTCGTAATTGACGGTATCCAGGTCTCTGACCCATCTAATGTAAATGGCGAGTATGACTTGCGATTGCTTAATCCTTCACAAATAGAACGTATTGAAATATTAAAGGGAGCTGCCAGTACTTTATACGGAAACTCGGCCGCTACCGCCGTCATCAACATTACCACTAAAAAAGCAGTGAACGAGGGTGTCGCCCTAGAGGTGTTGTCAAATTTTGGTACAAATCAATCTTCCGGGGAACAGAATACTAATATTTCTGATTTTTCGAATACGGTGACCTTAAGGGCAAAGCAGGATAAACTATCCGTCCTTGCGTCTGGAGGGCATCAATTTACGGACGGACTTTCCGCTGCCATAGGAGAGGAGCCCGATGATTTTTCTAGAATAGACGGTAACTTTTCCGTAGGCTATCGATTCACGGAAAAATTCGATATTACCGCATCGGCCTTTTACAATAAACTAAATTCAGACTTTGATAATGGTTTTCCTGTAGAAGATGCGGATTTTAGTTTTAGAAGTGAGCAATCTCGTTTTGGCCTTGCATCAAAGTATAGATATAATAACGGAAGCTTTCAAGTAAAAGGTGCTTTTAACCAGATAACAAGGAGTTTCAAGTCCAGCTTTCCGTCGGCTTTTGATTCGGAGTCGTTTGTTCTGGATATATTCAATAAATATACTTTTAGCGACAAATTTTATACCATTGTAGGCCTTAATATCATTGAAAATACTACGGTCTTTACAGAAGAAGAAAATACCACCAGTACAGATCCTTACGCCAATGCCGTTTTTGTCAGTGACTTTGGATTGAACCTGAATATTGGAGCGCGTTTAAACAATCATAGCGATTATGGGAGTAACTTTATTTATAATTTTAATCCGTCCTATACTATCAAAACCACAGATGGATACATCAAATTCCTAGGTTCCTATGCTACCTCGTTCATTGCACCCAACCTATCGCAATTGTACGGACCTTTTGGGGCTAATGCTGAGTTGGCGCCAGAGGAGAATATAACTTTGGAAGGTGGTATAGAGTATAGACCTTCTGATAATTTTAGGATCAGTGCGCTCTATTTTGATAGACAAGAAGACGGACGAATTCAGTTTGTTACCATTGACCCAACTACTTTTGAAAGTCAGTACAGGAATGCAGCGGAGACTGCAAATTTTAATGGTCTTGAAGTGGAGTTGCAGGCGCAACCAATAGAAAGGTTGAATATAAGCGCAAATTATACCTATACGGACGCCGATAACGGTTTAGCTTTGCGAATTCCTAAAACCAAAATTAACGCCAATGTGGGATATGATTTCAGCGAGCGTACTTTCTTCTCACTAGCGTACCAATATGTTTCTGAGCGTTCCGATACCGATTTTGCTACCTTCACCACGGTGGATTTAGAATCTTTTGGTCTTTTGGATTTCAATATGAAACATGATTTGAACAGTAAGATAAGCTTCTTTTTCTCTATCAGTAATCTTCTCAATGAAGAATATGTTGAGGTCATAGATTTTACCACAAAAGGACGAAATCTACGGTTGGGAATGCGCTTAAGATTATAA
- a CDS encoding S41 family peptidase has translation MKKYYFVLLVFVALSCSKTDEFEIPNTVDPISEEVAVQDFMWKAMNFWYFWQDEVPDLADDRFENTNEGREAYTSFLVSEENPADFFDGKLKFIEDRFSFYNSDYRELTNSLAGISRSNGVQFGLVRFASGQNLFGYVRYILPNSDGATKDIQRGDLFTGVDGQPLTEDNYIDLLFGDNSTYTLNMATFVNGEVTPNDREVELTKQEALAENPVFIAKTFEIGNEKIGYLMYNKFTNEYDDDLYDAFVAFESSGVNNLIVDLRYNPGGSVNTTRLLASMIYGTNTSDLFLRKRYNDKIQAQRSTSQLEVYFADRVGSRTINSLELPKVYVLTTRSSASASELLINSLEPYTDVVQIGDVTRGKNEFSTTLVDDRENSYLYNPSRVNKINPNNQWAIQPLLGRNENAEGFSDFTSGLVPDIEQKEDLSNLGTLGDQNEPLLARAIQEITGLSDKRSFTVKTPIDIMGSSQMTEPLHNKMIDDTHYNLN, from the coding sequence ATGAAAAAATATTATTTCGTTTTACTGGTATTCGTTGCACTATCTTGTTCCAAGACCGATGAATTTGAAATACCGAATACTGTAGACCCAATTTCAGAGGAAGTGGCCGTCCAGGATTTTATGTGGAAAGCCATGAACTTTTGGTATTTCTGGCAAGATGAAGTTCCTGATCTGGCAGATGATAGGTTCGAGAATACTAATGAGGGCCGGGAAGCATACACTTCTTTTTTAGTCTCTGAGGAAAATCCAGCAGATTTCTTCGATGGGAAATTAAAATTTATAGAGGATCGATTTAGCTTCTACAATTCAGATTATCGTGAGCTTACAAACTCCCTGGCCGGTATCTCCAGAAGTAACGGAGTGCAGTTTGGCTTGGTACGGTTTGCTAGCGGTCAAAATCTTTTTGGATACGTGCGCTATATTCTCCCAAACTCGGACGGTGCTACCAAAGACATTCAACGAGGGGACTTATTTACCGGAGTAGACGGCCAGCCTTTGACAGAAGACAACTATATTGATCTTTTGTTCGGTGATAACAGCACCTACACTCTAAATATGGCAACATTTGTTAATGGTGAGGTTACACCCAATGATAGAGAAGTAGAGCTTACCAAACAAGAGGCGCTTGCTGAAAACCCTGTTTTCATTGCCAAAACTTTCGAGATCGGCAATGAGAAAATAGGCTATTTAATGTACAACAAATTCACCAACGAATATGATGATGATCTGTATGATGCTTTTGTTGCCTTTGAATCCTCCGGAGTAAATAATCTTATTGTAGATCTACGATATAATCCCGGTGGTTCGGTGAATACGACACGTTTACTAGCGAGTATGATTTATGGGACGAATACCTCAGATTTGTTCCTTAGAAAACGCTATAACGATAAGATTCAAGCACAGCGTTCAACAAGTCAGCTAGAGGTTTATTTCGCAGACCGCGTCGGCAGCAGAACCATCAATTCCTTAGAATTGCCTAAAGTGTATGTTCTGACCACGAGAAGTTCTGCATCTGCTAGTGAGCTCCTTATAAATAGTTTGGAACCCTATACGGATGTTGTTCAAATTGGCGATGTTACCAGAGGAAAAAATGAATTTTCAACAACCTTGGTAGACGACCGCGAAAACTCTTATTTGTATAATCCGTCCAGAGTAAATAAAATAAACCCTAATAATCAGTGGGCCATTCAACCCTTACTGGGCAGAAATGAGAATGCAGAAGGTTTCTCTGATTTTACGAGTGGTTTGGTTCCGGATATTGAGCAAAAAGAGGATTTAAGTAATCTTGGTACACTTGGTGACCAGAACGAACCTTTATTGGCCAGAGCCATTCAAGAAATAACAGGATTATCCGATAAGCGCAGCTTTACGGTAAAGACACCGATAGATATAATGGGTAGTTCACAAATGACAGAGCCGCTTCACAATAAAATGATAGACGATACCCACTATAACTTAAATTAG